The Stutzerimonas stutzeri RCH2 genomic interval GCCCCCATCGAAGGCACATAGCTCAGTTGGTTAGAGCACCACCTTGACATGGTGGGGGTCGTTGGTTCGAATCCAATTGTGCCTACCAATTCGATTAAAGGGTCGCGCAAGCGACCCTTTTTTTTGGCTTGCTTGTCAGTGCTTCGGCTTTCTGAAAGCATCGCCAGTCTTTGTTTTCTCCAGTGACTTCGGTTCGGTCGAGAATGAGCTCAACAGGCGCCTGCCATTGTGCGGCAGGCTGGCTCGCCGAATCGCTTTACTGGCTCATCCCAACCCATGTGGCCTTTGGTACGGGTCACCACTAGGAGAGGAGGCGCCATGCCCACCATTACTCTTCCCGATGGCAGTCAGCGTTCGTTTGATCATCCCGTTACCGTTGCTGAAGTGGCTCAGTCCATTGGCGCCGGTCTTGCCAAGGCGACCGTGGCAGGCAAGGTCGATGGCAGGTTGGTCGATGCCTGTGACCTGATCGATAGCGATGTTGCGTTGCAGATCGTCACCCCGAAGGATGAGGAAGGGCTGGAGATCATTCGTCACTCCTGTGCGCATCTGATTGGGCACGCCGTGAAGCAGCTTTATCCAACGGCGCGAATGGTTATTGGGCCGGTGATTGATGAGGGCTTCTATTACGATATCGCCTACGAGCGACCCTTCACTCCTGATGATGTGGCTGCAATCGAGCAGCGTATGCGGGAGCTGATCGATCGCGATTACGATGTCATCAAAAAGATGACGCCGCGTGCTGAAGTTATCGAAGTGTTCAAGTCTCGTGGTGAGGACTACAAGCTGCGTCTGGTAGACGACATGCCCGACGAACAGGCGATGGGTTTGTACTACCACGAAGAGTACGTCGACATGTGCCGTGGCCCGCACGTGCCCAATACGCGCTTCCTGAAGTCGTTCAAGCTAACCAAGCTGTCTGGTGCATATTGGCGCGGCGACGCAAAAAACGAGCAGCTGCAGCGCATATACGGCACTGCATGGGCGGACAAGAAGCAGCTGGCAGCCTACATCCAGCGCATCGAGGAGGCTGAAAAGCGAGACCATCGCAAGATCGGCAAGCGGCTGGATCTGTTCCATACGCAGGAAGAGGCGCCGGGGATGGTGTTCTGGCACCCGAATGGCTGGACTCTTTATCAAGTACTCGAGCAGTACATGCGTCAGGTTCAGCGTGAAAACGGCTACCTGGAGATCAGAACTCCACAGGTTGTCGATCGCGTGCTCTGGGAGAAGTCCGGGCACTGGGCGAACTATGCCGAGAACATGTTCACCACTGAGTCGGAAAGTCGTGATTACGCTATCAAGCCTATGAACTGCCCGTGCCACGTGCAGGTTTACAACCAGGGCTTGAAGAGCTATCGCGAGCTGCCACTTCGACTGGCCGAGTTCGGCGCTTGCCACCGTAACGAGCCATCTGGTGCGCTGCACGGCATCATGAGGGTGCGCGGCTTTACCCAGGACGATGCGCACATCTTCTGTACCGAAGAGCAGATGCAGGCCGAGTCCGCGGCGTTCATCAAGCTGACGCAGGCGGTATATGCTGATTTCGGCTTCTCAGATATCGAGCTGAAATTGTCGACTCGTCCCGAGAAGCGTGTTGGTTCCGATGATCTTTGGGATCGTGCCGAGGCGGCCTTGGCATCGGCACTGGAAAGTGCCGGCTTGCCTTACGATCTGCAGCCAGGCGAGGGCGCGTTCTATGGTCCCAAGATCGAGTTTTCTTTGCGTGATTGTCTCGGGCGGGTGTGGCAGTGCGGCACACTGCAGCTGGACTTCAATCTGCCGGTGCGCCTGGGTGCTGAGTACGTCAGCGAGAATAATGACCGACAGCATCCAGTCATGCTGCACCGGGCGATACTGGGCTCCTTCGAGCGTTTCATCGGTATTTTGATCGAGCACTATGAAGGGGCTTTCCCAGCATGGCTTGCGCCGACGCAGGCAGTGATCATGAATATCACTGACAAGCAGGCCGCTTTTGCCGCTGAAGTTGAAAAAACGCTCACCCAAAGCGGGTTTCGTGCCAAGTGTGACTTGAGAAACGAAAAGATCGGCTTTAAAATCCGCGAGCATACTTTGCTCAAGACTCCTTATCTCTTGGTTATCGGGGATCGGGAGGTTGAGACACGATCCGTTGCTGTGCGCACCCGTGAAGGCGTCGATCTGGGCTCCATGCCCGTCGAGCAGTTCGCGCAGATGTTGGCACAGGCGGTTTCCCGGCGTGGTCGCCAAGAATTGGAGTAATGACTATTAAGCGTGAAATGAGACAGGATAAACGAGCTGCACCCAAGGCCCCGATCAACGAGAATATCTCGGCTCGTGAGGTCCGTTTGATTGGTGCTGACGGCGAGCAGATTGGCATCGTCTCGATTGATGAAGCGCTGCAAGTAGCAGAAGAAGCCAAGCTGGATCTGGTTGAGATTTCTGCCGATGCGATTCCGCCGGTATGCCGGATCATGGATTACGGCAAGCACCTGTTCGAAAAGAAGAAGCAGGTTGCTGCGGCGAAGAAGAACCAGAAACAGATTCAGGTCAAAGAAGTAAAGTTTCGTCCAGGGACGGAAGAAGGGGACTACCAGGTCAAGCTACGCAATCTGGTGCGTTTCCTGAGTGACGGGGACAGGGCCAAGGTGTCGTTGCGATTCCGCGGTCGTGAGATGGCCCATCAGGAGCTGGGGATGGAGTTGTTGAAGCGGGTCGAAACCGATCTCGCTGAATATGGCTCGGTCGAACAGCATCCTAAGATGGAAGGACGCCAGCTGATCATGGTCATCGCTCCCAAGAAGAAAAAGTAACCTCCAGGGCACTGGCAGGCCTTGCGGTTATTTGTAATCACCCACAATGTGGAGTACCGAACATGCCAAAGATGAAGACTAAAAGTGGTGCTGCGAAGCGCTTCAAGAAGACTGCTAACGGCTTCAAGCACAAGCACGCTTTCAAGAGCCACATCCTGACCAAGATGACCACCAAGCGTAAGCGTCAGCTGCGCGGTTGCTCGCAAGTGCATCCGTCCGACGTTGCAAAGGTGGAGCGCATGCTGCGCGTTCGTTGATCCGGTCAAGACTCAGAGGAATAACTCATGGCTCGTGTTAAGCGTGGCGTCGTTGCCCGTCGCCGTCACAAGAAAATTCTGAAACTCGCCAAAGGCTACTACGGAGCGCGTTCGCGCGTATTCCGCGTTGCCAAGCAGGCGGTAATCAAGGCTGGCCAGTATGCCTACCGTGACCGCCGTCAGCGCAAGCGTCAGTTCCGCGCTCTGTGGATCGCCCGTATCAATGCTGGTGCTCGTGTCAACGGTCTGTCCTACAGCCGTCTGATCGCCGGTCTGAAGAAGGCGGCCATCGAGATCGACCGTAAGGTTCTGGCCGATCTGGCAGTGAACGAAAAAGCGGCGTTCGCTGCGATTGTCGAGAAAGCCAAAGCTTCTCTGGCTTAAGCCCCGGCAATCACGAATCTTCGGGTTCGTTGCAACGTCATCAATAGGGGAAGAGCCTTGTGCTCTTCCCCTATTTCGTATCTGAGACGGGGCTTTTGCAAAAATGCGCTTGGCGTTAGGTCGTTTGCCAGCGCGGTTCTGCAAGAACCTCTGGAGGTTATGTACATGGAAAATTTGGATGCGCTGGTCTCGCAAGCGCTTGAGGCCGTGCAACGAAGCGAGGATATCGCTGCCCT includes:
- the thrS gene encoding threonine--tRNA ligase, translating into MPTITLPDGSQRSFDHPVTVAEVAQSIGAGLAKATVAGKVDGRLVDACDLIDSDVALQIVTPKDEEGLEIIRHSCAHLIGHAVKQLYPTARMVIGPVIDEGFYYDIAYERPFTPDDVAAIEQRMRELIDRDYDVIKKMTPRAEVIEVFKSRGEDYKLRLVDDMPDEQAMGLYYHEEYVDMCRGPHVPNTRFLKSFKLTKLSGAYWRGDAKNEQLQRIYGTAWADKKQLAAYIQRIEEAEKRDHRKIGKRLDLFHTQEEAPGMVFWHPNGWTLYQVLEQYMRQVQRENGYLEIRTPQVVDRVLWEKSGHWANYAENMFTTESESRDYAIKPMNCPCHVQVYNQGLKSYRELPLRLAEFGACHRNEPSGALHGIMRVRGFTQDDAHIFCTEEQMQAESAAFIKLTQAVYADFGFSDIELKLSTRPEKRVGSDDLWDRAEAALASALESAGLPYDLQPGEGAFYGPKIEFSLRDCLGRVWQCGTLQLDFNLPVRLGAEYVSENNDRQHPVMLHRAILGSFERFIGILIEHYEGAFPAWLAPTQAVIMNITDKQAAFAAEVEKTLTQSGFRAKCDLRNEKIGFKIREHTLLKTPYLLVIGDREVETRSVAVRTREGVDLGSMPVEQFAQMLAQAVSRRGRQELE
- the rpmI gene encoding 50S ribosomal protein L35; translation: MPKMKTKSGAAKRFKKTANGFKHKHAFKSHILTKMTTKRKRQLRGCSQVHPSDVAKVERMLRVR
- the rplT gene encoding 50S ribosomal protein L20 produces the protein MARVKRGVVARRRHKKILKLAKGYYGARSRVFRVAKQAVIKAGQYAYRDRRQRKRQFRALWIARINAGARVNGLSYSRLIAGLKKAAIEIDRKVLADLAVNEKAAFAAIVEKAKASLA
- the infC gene encoding translation initiation factor IF-3: MTIKREMRQDKRAAPKAPINENISAREVRLIGADGEQIGIVSIDEALQVAEEAKLDLVEISADAIPPVCRIMDYGKHLFEKKKQVAAAKKNQKQIQVKEVKFRPGTEEGDYQVKLRNLVRFLSDGDRAKVSLRFRGREMAHQELGMELLKRVETDLAEYGSVEQHPKMEGRQLIMVIAPKKKK